Below is a window of Camelina sativa cultivar DH55 chromosome 11, Cs, whole genome shotgun sequence DNA.
TTTGGCGACCATTCTTGATCAGCCCTTTTGTCTTTCCTCATTGACACCGCCGGTTCTTGATCTTGCGCTACAAGAAAACAGGGGTTAAGTGAAGATTCTTTATCGAAACAAGTAAATCCTGAAGGTTCTTGATCTCCATCCTTGTCCTCGTTATCTGAGACTGTGAGGCGTTTGAGACGAGCTTCTTCTTGGTTCAACACACGAGACCAAGTATCAGTCTCTTTGGCCATCATCTTATCTTGCAAACACTTAGACTGTCTCGCGAGCCGTCTCACTCTCTCCAAATTCGGCGACATGTGTTTAATCACAGCCGCTAAAACGCTCACTTTCCAAGCTTTTCTAAGATCGTGTGGTTTCCGATACGGTGGGGGACCGTGCTCAAACGCCGCAGCTCCTTGCTCTCCCCACCATAACTCCGTACCGTTCGGCCACCACGGTGGAGCCAAACCTTTTTCCAACGGAAACCGCCGTTGCGGTGGCACGCAATGTTGCATCAAAGCTGATAACAAGGACCCTAACGTCGTGTCTTGTAGCTCGTGAAGCATGTGGATATAAGAATTCGGGTCTAGAGATTCGTTTGACGAGATTAACTGAGCAGCCGCTAACGTCAAATAATCAGAAACGGCGTTTGGAGCGGTTTGATCGAATTGAACGTTTTCTTTCCACCAACGTCTTAAACTGTCTGAAGAACCGGTAACCGGTTTACCTTTTTCCGGTACGATTCCGTAAACGAAACCTTGAGCTTTGCAAACTTCCATAATCTTCATCATATACTTCAACACCGAATCTTGAGAACGAGCCATTTTCTTGCGGCGTGAAGCTTCTGCTCGGCGCACGATGGCGGAGGAGGAGACAGGGGAGGATGCTGACGTGGAAGATGACGACGGCGAAGAGATGACGGAGTTGTGATtgtctctcttttgttgtttgagCTTACACATGAGGTTTCGATCTTTCCACATGCGTTTCTTGAGATCGTCGTAGCTGATGTCTTCACCGAAACGATCAAACTCGCCTTCGTCTTCTTCGAAAtcatcgtcgtcttcgtcttgAATTGGACTAAGTGGTTCTAAATCTTGGACCTCCAccatttttagtgtttttgagTGTATAGTTTTACtataattatctatatatgatttgtaaaaACAAATGATCCCTTGCGATTGCTCgagtttatgttatatatacgTGATTGATATTGACTTTATTGGCGGTTAAGTTACTTACATGTATAGATCGCGATATCTTGTGACATATCGTAATTAAGTCTATTATATGTAAAAGAGCTTGGAGGAGGTGTGCATGTTGGGANGGCGGAGGAGGAGACAGGGGAGGATGCTGACGTGGAAGATGACGACGGCGAAGAGATGACGGAGTTGTGATtgtctctcttttgttgtttgagCTTACACATGAGGTTTCGATCTTTCCACATGCGTTTCTTGAGATCGTCGTAGCTGATGTCTTCACCGAAACGATCAAACTCGCCTTCGTCTTCTTCGAAATCATCGTCATCTTCGTCTTGAATTGGACTAAGTGGTTCTAAATCTTGGACCTCCAccatttttagtgtttttgagTGTATAGTTTTACtataattatctatatatgatttgtaaaaACAAATGATCCCTTGCGATTGCTCgagtttatgttatatatacgTGATTGATATTGACTTTATTGGCGGTTAAGTTACTTACATGTATAGATCGCGATATCTTGTGACATATCGTAATTAAGTCTATTATATGTAAAAGAGCTTGGAGGAGGTGTGCATGTTGGGAGAGGGACGTGTCGAGATATGCTCGTCTTGTCTGGAACTAAAATTGCATGTCCTAAGAAAGCAAAATGAAATAaagtaatgttttgttttcggCTCAATATAGAAATAATGTTTTCATGTGGTCAAGAGTTACCTTGGGGAATTAACAATGGGTCGTGTAACCTAGAATTCCGCTAGTGAATAAACTTTTTACATCATTAGCTAGGATAGTCATCCGacaatttgacatttttttaataacagtaTGATGTcagtttgaaaatttttgaaTGTTAAAAGGATGGTTTTAATTGATGACAGTTCTAGAGGTTTGGATGTTTGTGAAGGATTCGAGGGATTTACATGACCTCTGCAATTTATATACCTTACGCCCCACCACGTTTTACCCACGCCTTTAATATAAAAGTCGGTGTAATTATCAATTTGTTTGGTGATATGAGCTTATGTAAATTCATTATATTCGAAGGTTAAATCGTAAAATTTTACGAATGTAAAAGTCATAAATGATATAATAATGGCTTTTCTGACattttttattactttgttttatttttctcccgtggaatcaacaacaacaaatacaaatagacatcCGTATAAATTGTTTTTCGGTTTTGTGTTGCTTCAAATCAAAAGATCATTCATTGTGATGATATATTAtttgttcttcacatttttaGAATCCAACTACTTGCGTATACTGTGAGTAAGCATCGGATTGCATGGCAATTGGTGCTCGAGTAACATGATCAGGTAGTTCGAACGCATCCACTAGTTCCTTCGCCACATTCCTTACTTGGAAACTCAAATACTCTGTCAGTTTATGAATTGCCtgcaaacaagaacaagatttaTGTTTAAAAACCATTTATAATCGAGAAATAATAAATCACCGATACAATTTGTGGATtattatacaacaaaacaaaccttAGCTTTGTTAGGCGCCACATAATCCACGTTACGGTACGTTCCTATATCTTTCCAGATTCGGTCCAATGCGTAAAGATCACATGCTAGTTTCAGAGCAGCTCTTGCACTTGGGTCCGGACAGCTGAAGAAAATACACAGGTTTGTAAtaagaaatttacaaaacttgATTTCTGAAGTTTTATTAAGGAAAGGTTTTGGTGTGATCCTTACTTTTTAACAGCTTCGATGAACTTGGCGAGAATGACTGATTCAATGTGAGATTCTGCAAGTGTCAAGAGATGATTCAAGCATCTGTTCCACGCACCGAAACCACCGAGAGTCTTTGAGTGCTTCTGCAATCTCGCTGCCACATTTTGTAGCAATCGCGATGTTCGATACTGAGGagacaaatgtaaagaaaaCAATTGTAATAAATGAAGGCAGTGAGAGTCAGAGAGATTATATATGAGTAACACTAACTCACCCGGAAAGCATCTAGTTGGAACTTCGGATCTCGTAGATGATCTTCACCTTCCCAACGAGCTGTAACAGGATTTGGCTGAGACAAATAAGTGTTCATTGATTCTCTCAAGTAGCTCCATGTAGCTGTCAACGCCCCGCCTTGGAACTTTTCTTTGTAACGCTTCAATAAATCAGCAGCCAcctgaaagaaaataaacaaaactatgaGCATGATTATATTCTCAAAAGAAGTGAAAAGTTTCTTAAAAGGTGAAAGGACCTGTTGAAGAAGCACTGTGTTGTCTCCTTCAAATGTCTGGAAAATGTCATGATCATTTCTCAAGCTTCCAAATCGATTAACAGCTGCGTAACCATGTCCTCCACACGCTTCTCTGCATACTGAGAGTGACTTGGCGGTGTAAGACGTTACATAAGATTTGAGCCCAGCAGAGAGTGCATGGACATCAGCAACCAATTGCTCATCatgagtcttcttcatctctgaaTATTTCTCCACAAGGTATACAGTTGCAAAATGGTATGCATAGGTGGAGGCTAACATCGGCATGAGCTTGTGTTGTTGAGACTGGTAATCGAGAATACTGACCTCAGGTTGCTTTGGAGGACCAAATTGTTGTCTTAGAAGGGAGTAACGGATGGCAATCGTTGCAGAGATTTTAAGGACGCCAACAGATGCATATGCAAGGCCAACTCGACCACCTACAAGCTCACCGAGTGTTGCCCCAAATCTTTTATTGATCGTTGGCAAACTGCTTGTATACTTGCCATCTCGGGAGACATCTCCAAAACGATTGAGAAGATTGTCACGGGGTATTCTCACAGAACGGAATCTCAATGCACCGTTATCAACTCCATTAAGTCCCACTTTATGTCCACAGTCTTGGATTTCAACACCAGGGAGCGTCTTGTGCGTTTTCATATCCCTTATAGGAACAATGAAGGCGTGAACACCCATATCCGAAACTCCTTTGGAATCATGAGTTGGAAGAATAAGCCTGGCAAAAACAGTGGCAAACTTCCCATGAACTGCAGCATTTCCAATCCACCATTTGATAGCTCCATCATTAGGTGTATCAATTACAAATTCGTCTTTAAGTGGATCAAATGTGGCTGTGGTCTGAAGACCTTGAACATTTGACCCTTGAGTAAACAAAAGAGAGGTACTTAGTACACAGGGTATGCCATTGAGACAGAGTATTAGATGCTGAGGAAACATAAGTCATCATCACTCACCATGGTGAAGTTCAGTCATGGCAAAGCAACCGGTGTAGTCGAGATTGTCAATGCCATCAAAATACTTGTCTCTATGCTTCTTGGTTCCTAAATTGAGCACAGACCCTCCCCAAAGACTGCAAATGTAcatgtataaaaaaatcaaacgcaGACTACGAATCcaatattatttaaaactcATATGATACAAAACAAGATCACACTTTTCCATCGAGAACGacaccacaaaacaaaatctttaaatcaCTAACTTACTCATTCGCAGTAGGAAAAGTTAAAAGCTTTCAACTTTAAAGTTGATAGCGAAGCTAAAAGTActaatgacaaaacaaaaagctcaaATCTTGAAATCTCCAAATCCAATGACGAAACAAGACAAGCCTAgttctattaaaaatattcaaattcacTAACCTGTATTGAACGCCCATCTTAATCCCAAAGGACATATCAACACTTCCAACAGCTTCCATAATCGCGAAATACTTCTCCGGATCATCAGCGACATACCTAAGCGGCCTAATCCCAGTTTCCCTAACAAGTCCTAGCAGCTGATTCATACACAGCTCCCGATGATCGTCTTTCGAGATCTCGATCGGCGTCTGCAAATCGGGGCGGGAATTGAAAAAGTCGAAAACTTTCTCCTGTATATCCATATGTTTCCCCCTCATGTACAGAGACAAAGCTTCCCCGTTGACTTCCAACTTCTTCGACGACCTCGACGAACACCTCTCCGCCTGCACCAACGGTAGCGACGGCGGCGCAGTCACGTCGGGAGAAATGTGCGAAGACAATCTTTGGATTCTCCTCATCGCAACTAGGTCGGAAGAAGATTCCTCCTCCGCCGCCCTCGGATTCATCATCCCTCGCCGCGAttccattaaacaaaaaaacttgagTCTTGATGATGAAAGGTttcaccttttctttctctttggatTATGAACAGAGAGAGAAGTGTTATGCTTTTACGACAAGGAAGATGACGTGGACACGTAGTTATCAAGATGACGTGGAGATATATTAGTGGATAAAGTTTTGGCTGGTTCTGGTGTGCTTTTCGAGGTGATCCTTCCTTTCCTGTCTGATAAGATATGTTGACTTGACGTGGCACAAcgtaaactaaaaaaaacctGGGCTTTTGTTGTGATAAGCCCAGTGGGTTTAGATTAGTTTTGGCCCATTAAAAGAGTGCGGGACCGCGCGTGACTCCTCCTCTCTTCCCCCCGCTCCGAGTCCGACGCCCAAATTCGAAACGCAAAATCTTAGATCGGGGAAAATCTTAAGATTAGTTCCCGCCTCAACAACCTcaaaaataaaccctaattcttctctccttctctctctctcactactCACACGTCTGTGActtttttatattcttgttcttcttctcagccAACGACGGATGCCAACATTTCATTGGTTAGTAACCCAGAACTCAATTGATTTTTGTCCCTTTgttgatttttagggttcttcattTCTCAAATGTACGAATCGCTTCGGTTTCTTGCGTCCTCTTAGTTTACGATTCCGAATTTATGAgggttttgtttaatttcttattttgggtGTTTATTGaacttgttagggttttcttgatttttttgatttttttttttttttgcatcttcgtgtaaaaagtttcgattttggCTTCTTGCTTGAAAatgatagatttttttgtttgttgttttctgGTGAAGATGACTGGAGATAGGTGCAGCTTAGTAGTGCCCAAGGAAACACGTCGTCCATTGTGTGATATGACTAATAATGTTCCAAGCAAGAGAGGGCTTTCGTCGCTTCTTGGTGATTTGCTTCTGAAATCTGGTGGTGATGATTCTGGTAAGAACCTTGTTGTTGCTCGCGAAGGCTCCGGGGTTAAGTTTTCCAAGAGGTTGTGTTTAGTTGTTGACGACTTGGTCAAGGAGAGTACTAGGACTTGTAGTGATACCATTCAAGgttcttcttctgatgataataataataagaatctCCATGTAAAAGAATCACAGGGTGAAACCAATGCCGTTGATATGGTTGTTGAGCCTCCTTCTAAAGGTGGTAATGATGCTGTTAAGGAGATGTCTGACAAGGACTCGAACTTGACTGTTTGTGCCAGTCAAACTGATGCTGTTACTGGTGAAGACTTAGCCATGACTGTGTTAAGTAGCAGCAATAGCAAAGAGGCGGGTGTGTTGTTGTCTAATTCTCAGAGTATCAAATCGTTTAGTATGAACAGATGTTCCAGTGTTGACGGTATGGGATGTGTTAATCATAATATGGAAGCTGACGACGAGCTGAAATCTTGCTCTTGTTCTTTTTGCCTGAAAGGTTTGTCTGATTCTctagtgttgtttttttttttttgtttatgatatcTCTGTTGTTATCAATAATATGATCTAACTTAGTCAGATCTGGATGTGATGAATGTTTTCAGCTGCATATATCTGGTCAGATCTTCACTACCAGGATATCAAAGGTCGATTATCAGGTAAGTGTTAAAATCACANACCGTTCGGCCACCACGGTGGAGCCAAACCTTTTTCCAGTGGAAACCGCCGTTGCGGTGGCACGCAATGTTGCATCAAAGCTGATAACAAGGACCCTAACGTCGTGTCTTGTAGCTCGTGAAGCATGTGGATATANNNNNNNNNNNNNNNNNNNNNNNNNNNNNNNNNNNNNNNNNNNNNNNNNNNNNNNNNNNNNNNNNNNNNNNNNNNNNNNNNNNNNNNNNNNNNNNNNNNNNNNNNNNNNNNNNNNNNNNNNNNNNNNNNNNNNNNNNNNNNNNNNNNNNNNNNNNNNNNNNNNNNNNNNNNNNNNNNNNNNNNNNNNNNNNNNNNNNNNNNNNNNNNNNNNNNNNNNNNNNNNNNNNNNNNNNNNNNNNNNNNNNNNNNNNNNNNNNNNNNNNNNNNN
It encodes the following:
- the LOC104727158 gene encoding ETHYLENE INSENSITIVE 3-like 5 protein, encoding MVEVQDLEPLSPIQDEDDDDFEEDEGEFDRFGEDISYDDLKKRMWKDRNLMCKLKQQKRDNHNSVISSPSSSSTSASSPVSSSAIVRRAEASRRKKMARSQDSVLKYMMKIMEVCKAQGFVYGIVPEKGKPVTGSSDSLRRWWKENVQFDQTAPNAVSDYLTLAAAQLISSNESLDPNSYIHMLHELQDTTLGSLLSALMQHCVPPQRRFPLEKGLAPPWWPNGTELWWGEQGAAAFEHGPPPYRKPHDLRKAWKVSVLAAVIKHMSPNLERVRRLARQSKCLQDKMMAKETDTWSRVLNQEEARLKRLTVSDNEDKDGDQEPSGFTCFDKESSLNPCFLVAQDQEPAVSMRKDKRADQEWSPNACFLVDQESFGNKRKGEFVGQEAMLSNVYTCQNSSCPSSDVSLGFVDKNLRTGHEIECLYGNQEPMNHSSGGSDGYVRSMTTSDDDYSASSRAEDTRDYHNQDGNWLDYLWFERLHDLNCSDQGFEDQTNTEVDLNQLPDHSDSNQTMNEEAFSLWDMGCEDKDVYMSQD
- the LOC104727159 gene encoding acyl-coenzyme A oxidase 2, peroxisomal — its product is MESRRGMMNPRAAEEESSSDLVAMRRIQRLSSHISPDVTAPPSLPLVQAERCSSRSSKKLEVNGEALSLYMRGKHMDIQEKVFDFFNSRPDLQTPIEISKDDHRELCMNQLLGLVRETGIRPLRYVADDPEKYFAIMEAVGSVDMSFGIKMGVQYSLWGGSVLNLGTKKHRDKYFDGIDNLDYTGCFAMTELHHGSNVQGLQTTATFDPLKDEFVIDTPNDGAIKWWIGNAAVHGKFATVFARLILPTHDSKGVSDMGVHAFIVPIRDMKTHKTLPGVEIQDCGHKVGLNGVDNGALRFRSVRIPRDNLLNRFGDVSRDGKYTSSLPTINKRFGATLGELVGGRVGLAYASVGVLKISATIAIRYSLLRQQFGPPKQPEVSILDYQSQQHKLMPMLASTYAYHFATVYLVEKYSEMKKTHDEQLVADVHALSAGLKSYVTSYTAKSLSVCREACGGHGYAAVNRFGSLRNDHDIFQTFEGDNTVLLQQVAADLLKRYKEKFQGGALTATWSYLRESMNTYLSQPNPVTARWEGEDHLRDPKFQLDAFRYRTSRLLQNVAARLQKHSKTLGGFGAWNRCLNHLLTLAESHIESVILAKFIEAVKNCPDPSARAALKLACDLYALDRIWKDIGTYRNVDYVAPNKAKAIHKLTEYLSFQVRNVAKELVDAFELPDHVTRAPIAMQSDAYSQYTQVVGF
- the LOC104727160 gene encoding uncharacterized protein LOC104727160 isoform X1, producing the protein MTGDRCSLVVPKETRRPLCDMTNNVPSKRGLSSLLGDLLLKSGGDDSGKNLVVAREGSGVKFSKRLCLVVDDLVKESTRTCSDTIQGSSSDDNNNKNLHVKESQGETNAVDMVVEPPSKGGNDAVKEMSDKDSNLTVCASQTDAVTGEDLAMTVLSSSNSKEAGVLLSNSQSIKSFSMNRCSSVDGMGCVNHNMEADDELKSCSCSFCLKAAYIWSDLHYQDIKGRLSVLKKSQKEASGLIRRNSKGKPADPYGSENSNNSTNTENVMGQWTSLFLNMEGILARESNHLHNSFVAMKELRENCKSDLERATKTTQHNNS
- the LOC104727160 gene encoding uncharacterized protein LOC104727160 isoform X2, producing MTGDRCSLVVPKETRRPLCDMTNNVPSKRGLSSLLGDLLLKSGGDDSGKNLVVAREGSGVKFSKRLCLVVDDLVKESTRTCSDTIQGSSSDDNNNKNLHVKESQGETNAVDMVVEPPSKGGNDAVKEMSDKDSNLTVCASQTDAVTGEDLAMTVLSSSNSKEAGVLLSNSQSIKSFSMNRCSSVDGMGCVNHNMEADDELKSCSCSFCLKAAYIWSDLHYQDIKGRLSVLKKSQKEASGLIRRNSKGKPADPYGSENSNNSTNTENVMGQWTSLFLNMEGILARESNHLHNSFVAMKELRENCKSDLERATKTTQHNNS